A DNA window from Anaerolineales bacterium contains the following coding sequences:
- the nuoH gene encoding NADH-quinone oxidoreductase subunit NuoH, with the protein MGDLFTTITNWLSGILAGWGVPAAATAWIFAVARAFLLGLSGLLFVVFLIWFERKAVARMQDRIGPNRVGPFGLFQPFADLLKLVLKEDFIPPRADRPLFQLAPILAVMGAVGFWAVIPIAAGAQGADLDVGVLFLAAAASLGTLAVLLAGWSSNNPFALLGAFRAVAQLVSYGVPALLAALVPVMLSGTMRLQGVVAAQREIWFAAAAPLAALAYLVAALAETARAPFDLLEAESEIVGGFHVEYSGIRFGMFYAAEFLHAFTAGALFAVLFLGGWQGPGAEEHPTLGALYFVLKAFGVYSLLVWARGTLPRVRIDRMLDFCWKVLTPAMIVLVGTVAVVGRALAENPGWVRTAALCGANLLIAGAAAALLGRRPRPRRDPHACGALRQTGQGRGGGEAREGSA; encoded by the coding sequence ATGGGCGACCTCTTCACCACGATCACCAATTGGCTCAGCGGCATCCTGGCCGGCTGGGGCGTTCCCGCCGCTGCGACCGCCTGGATCTTCGCCGTCGCGCGGGCCTTTTTGCTCGGGCTTTCGGGCCTGTTATTCGTCGTGTTTCTCATTTGGTTCGAGCGCAAAGCCGTCGCCCGGATGCAGGACCGGATCGGCCCCAACCGCGTGGGCCCCTTCGGCTTGTTCCAGCCCTTCGCCGATCTGCTTAAGCTTGTGTTGAAAGAGGATTTTATTCCGCCGCGGGCCGACCGGCCGCTCTTCCAACTGGCGCCGATCCTCGCGGTGATGGGGGCGGTCGGTTTTTGGGCGGTGATCCCGATCGCGGCCGGAGCCCAGGGGGCGGACCTCGACGTGGGGGTGCTGTTCCTGGCGGCGGCTGCGTCCCTCGGGACGCTCGCGGTCCTCCTGGCGGGGTGGTCCTCGAACAATCCGTTCGCCCTGCTGGGGGCGTTCCGCGCGGTGGCCCAGCTCGTCTCCTACGGGGTGCCGGCCCTGCTGGCGGCCCTCGTTCCGGTGATGCTCAGCGGCACAATGCGCCTGCAGGGCGTCGTCGCCGCCCAGCGGGAGATCTGGTTCGCGGCGGCGGCTCCGCTGGCCGCGCTGGCGTACCTTGTCGCCGCGCTGGCCGAAACGGCCCGCGCCCCGTTCGATCTGCTCGAGGCCGAGTCGGAGATCGTGGGCGGCTTCCACGTGGAGTATTCCGGCATCCGCTTCGGCATGTTTTACGCCGCCGAATTCCTGCACGCCTTCACGGCCGGGGCGCTGTTTGCAGTGCTGTTCCTCGGCGGGTGGCAGGGGCCGGGGGCGGAGGAGCATCCCACCCTGGGGGCGTTGTACTTTGTCCTCAAGGCCTTCGGCGTCTACTCTCTGCTGGTCTGGGCCCGCGGGACTTTGCCGCGCGTCCGCATCGACCGGATGCTCGATTTTTGCTGGAAAGTCCTCACGCCGGCGATGATCGTCCTGGTCGGGACCGTCGCCGTCGTCGGCCGCGCCCTGGCGGAAAATCCCGGATGGGTCCGGACCGCCGCGCTGTGCGGGGCCAACCTGCTCATTGCGGGAGCCGCCGCCGCTTTACTCGGCCGCCGGCCGCGCCCCCGCCGCGACCCTCATGCGTGTGGCGCACTCCGCCAAACGGGGCAGGGCAGGGGCGGGGGCGAGGCGCGGGAGGGGTCCGCATGA
- the sppA gene encoding signal peptide peptidase SppA, protein MQTNRSPWWALGGAGFGFLLPFVGFACIAMVCMASMAGMSMMSGTGAAPTSAAHLSGPLRGPAVAVIDIVGEIVSGPAASLGVSSLASSDDIVPLVHQAAADSEIRAILLRINSPGGSVVASDEIYHALKECGKPIVVLMGETAASGGYYVSMAAEHLIANPATLTGSIGVISSFPEASELLKNLGVTVSVIKSGEVKDLGSLYRPMTEAEKAEWQKIVNEIYESFVRIVAEGRNMPLEKVRDLADGSVYTGTQALELGLIDALGYQEDAVAKAAELGGITGAPRVILLAPPQASLLSSLLSGRFLPNLNPENYLGGLLAPKLEYRWTGQP, encoded by the coding sequence ATGCAGACCAATCGATCCCCGTGGTGGGCGCTGGGCGGCGCGGGATTCGGCTTCCTCCTGCCCTTCGTCGGATTCGCCTGCATCGCCATGGTGTGCATGGCCAGCATGGCGGGCATGAGCATGATGAGCGGAACGGGCGCGGCGCCCACCAGCGCGGCCCACCTCTCCGGCCCCCTGCGCGGACCGGCGGTCGCGGTCATCGACATCGTCGGCGAAATCGTCAGCGGCCCCGCGGCGTCGCTCGGGGTCAGCTCGCTGGCCTCCTCGGACGACATCGTCCCGCTCGTCCATCAGGCGGCGGCCGATTCCGAAATCCGGGCGATCCTTCTGCGGATCAACAGCCCGGGCGGATCGGTGGTGGCCTCCGACGAGATCTACCACGCGCTCAAGGAATGCGGCAAGCCGATCGTCGTCCTGATGGGCGAGACGGCCGCCTCCGGCGGATACTACGTCAGCATGGCGGCCGAGCACCTGATCGCCAACCCCGCCACGCTGACCGGCTCGATCGGGGTGATCAGCTCCTTCCCGGAAGCGTCGGAGTTGTTGAAGAACCTGGGCGTGACGGTCTCGGTGATCAAATCCGGCGAGGTCAAGGACCTCGGCAGCCTCTACCGGCCGATGACCGAGGCGGAGAAAGCCGAATGGCAGAAGATCGTGAACGAGATCTACGAGAGCTTCGTCCGGATCGTCGCCGAGGGCCGGAACATGCCGCTCGAGAAAGTGCGCGACCTCGCCGACGGCAGCGTCTACACCGGCACCCAGGCGCTCGAGCTCGGGTTGATCGACGCCCTCGGATACCAAGAGGATGCGGTCGCCAAGGCGGCCGAACTGGGCGGCATCACGGGCGCTCCGCGGGTGATCCTCCTCGCTCCGCCGCAGGCGTCGCTGCTTTCGTCCCTGCTCTCCGGCCGCTTCCTGCCAAACTTGAATCCGGAGAATTACCTCGGCGGCCTGCTGGCGCCCAAGTTGGAATACCGCTGGACGGGCCAGCCTTAG
- a CDS encoding NADH-quinone oxidoreductase subunit J: MTADQIVFLGFAALGLGLALASVLLRNLVRSAFALIGCLFAVAAVYALLEASLFAAAQAAVYAGAIAVLIALAVMLTRRELQDHAPQAHRYAPLAAVLAAAVFAGTAAGLSRFVHFNLTPAPLPAMDAVAELGEALTDPARFLAPFEAVSVLLLSALIGAALAAGGTRPSERPPGREESAAGGIGDGEG; this comes from the coding sequence ATGACCGCCGACCAAATCGTCTTTCTGGGATTCGCCGCCCTCGGGCTCGGACTGGCCCTCGCCTCGGTCCTGCTGCGCAACCTGGTCCGCTCCGCGTTCGCGCTGATCGGCTGTTTGTTCGCCGTGGCGGCGGTGTACGCGCTGCTCGAGGCGTCGCTGTTCGCCGCCGCCCAAGCGGCCGTCTACGCCGGAGCGATCGCCGTGCTGATCGCGCTGGCGGTGATGCTGACCCGGCGCGAGCTGCAGGATCACGCGCCGCAGGCCCACCGCTACGCGCCGCTGGCGGCGGTCCTCGCCGCGGCGGTCTTTGCGGGGACCGCCGCCGGACTTTCCCGGTTCGTTCACTTTAACCTGACCCCCGCGCCCCTCCCGGCCATGGATGCGGTGGCGGAGTTGGGGGAGGCGCTGACCGATCCCGCCCGCTTTCTTGCACCTTTCGAAGCCGTATCGGTGCTGCTGCTCTCGGCGCTGATCGGCGCGGCCCTCGCGGCCGGCGGGACCCGGCCTTCCGAGCGGCCGCCAGGCCGCGAGGAATCGGCGGCGGGTGGAATTGGGGATGGGGAGGGTTGA
- a CDS encoding NADH-quinone oxidoreductase subunit A: protein MVSDWAFIGVFFLLAVFFPLLPILAGAWLGPRRPGRVKAEPYECGIRARGPIRIQFRASFYLYALAFLIFDVEAVFLFPWAAACNRLPLYAAVEGAAFLLLLGAGLAYLARKGGLAWQ from the coding sequence ATGGTATCCGACTGGGCGTTTATCGGCGTTTTTTTCCTGCTGGCGGTTTTCTTTCCCCTGTTGCCGATTCTGGCCGGCGCGTGGCTGGGTCCGCGCCGTCCCGGCCGCGTGAAGGCCGAACCGTACGAATGCGGCATCCGCGCCCGCGGTCCGATCCGCATCCAATTCCGCGCTTCCTTTTATTTGTACGCGCTGGCCTTCCTGATCTTCGACGTCGAGGCGGTCTTTCTGTTCCCCTGGGCGGCCGCCTGCAACCGGCTGCCGCTCTATGCGGCCGTAGAGGGGGCTGCGTTTTTGCTCCTGCTCGGCGCGGGCCTGGCTTATCTCGCGCGCAAGGGGGGGCTGGCCTGGCAGTAA